AGCGGGTCGTGGACCGGCATCAGGGCAGCCCCATCCCCGAGATCAAAATGGCCTTGATCGATGAAGCTCAAGCGATCCTTCAAGAAGATATCCGGATGTGCCGTTCTATCGGGTATCATGGCGCATTACTGATCAAGAACGATCAGACGATCCTGACCCATTGCAACGCCGGCGCGCTCGCGACCGGCGGCTACGGGACCGCGCTGGGGGTCGTGCGCGCGGCCTGGGAACAGGGGAAAAAGATCCGCGTGATCGCCGGCGAAACCAGACCGGTTCTGCAAGGAGCCAGGCTCACGGCCTGGGAACTGATGCAGGACGGGATTCCCGTTACCTTGATCACCGACAATATGGCCGGCGCCCTGATGAAACAGGGCAAAATTCACGTATGTATCGTCGGCGCCGACCGGATCTCCGCGAACGGCGATGTCGCCAACAAAATCGGGACATACTCTGTCGCAGTGCTGGCCAGAGCCCACGGCATTCCGTTTTACGTCGCGGCGCCGTCCTCCACCATCGACCTGAACACCATTTCCGGTGACAAGATTCCAATTGAAGAACGGAGCTCTGAAGAGGTGCGCACTGCGCTTGGCAGCACCCACCTCGCGCCGCCCGAGGTCGAGGTCTACAACCCCGCCTTCGACGTCACACCGGCTGATCTCATCACCGGCATCATCACGGAGCGGGGAGTGGTGGAACCCGCACGGCTCTCTCTTTAATCAGCCGTCACCACAAGGACTGGAATTACGTCTCAATCGGATGTATCCTCTGGCTCCCCCCGAGGCCCGGCTCCATGTCGAAGAAAATACTGATCGTCGACGACGATCCGGATATTTCCAGCGGGTTGAAGAGCCGCCTCTCGTGGCTTGGATACGATACCGCTACGGCAATGGACGGAGCGGAGGCCCTCAAGGAAGTCGAATCCTCACGCCCTCATGTCGTCCTTTTGGATCTCGAATTGCCGGGCCTGTCAGGCCTGGACCTCCTGAAGAAACTCCACAGTGACTGCAGGCCACTGTCGGGCTCCGCAAATGGACGGCAAGCATCTCCTCGCCCCGCCGTCATCATGATGACGGCGTTCGGGACGATTCCCCGGGCCGTCGAAGCCGTTAAAATGGGCGCCTACGATTTCATCACCAAGCCGTTCGAAATAGACCACTTGGTGCTGGTGATTCAAAAAGCACTTGAACATGAGCAATTGCGTCAGGAAGTCCGGTTCCTGCGAACCGAAGTGGATACGCGTTACCGGCTCATAGTCGGGCCAAGTCCCAAGATGCGGATGGTCGTCGAGACGGCCGAACGAGTGGCCGGAACCGACATCGTAACCTTGCTGCTTGGGGAAACCGGGACCGGTAAAGAAGTGCTGGCTCGTGCGATCCACCAGTGGAGCGCGCGGCGGGATCGTCCGTTTGTGGTGATCAATTGCGCCGCCCTGCCCGAGACCCTCCTGGAAAACGAGTTGTTCGGCCATGAAAAGGGCGCCTACACGGGGGCCACCGGCCCGCACGAGGGCAAGGTCGAGGCGGCCCAGGGAGGCACCCTGTTTCTCGACGAAGTCGGCGAGATGCCGCTCTCCTTACAGGCGAAGTTCTTGCGGCTGTTGCAGGATCGGGAATTTCACCGCGTGGGAGGAACCCGCCTCGTCAAGGTGGACATACGAGTCCTGGCTGCGACGAACAAGGCGCTTGCGGCGGAGGTCAAGGCCGGCACGTTTCGAGAAGACCTCTTCTATCGGCTGAACGTCGTGCCGATTACGTTGCCGCCGCTGCGCCATCGGCGCGAGGACATTCCGGTCCTGGTGGAGCACATTTTTGCCCGCGAAGCCGGGCGGACAGGCGGGCTCCCGAAGCAGCTCACGTCCGACGCGATGGCCGCGGTCATGACCTACAAGTGGCCGGGGAACGTCCGGGAGCTGGAGAACGTCCTTGCCCGGGCCGTGATCTTGTCCGACCGTCAGGAGATCGGACCGGTTCAGCTCGCGCTCGGCGGAACCAGCGGGGAGGGCGGCCCGTTCCCATTCATCAGTGAGACGGAAGAGTTACCGTACCACAACTTGATCGAAGCCTACAGCCGGTACTTGATCCTTGAAGCCCTCAACCGGACGAGCGGGAATCAAACCAAGGCGGCGGAATTGCTGCGCCTCCAGCGGACGTACCTCACGAAGCTCCTCAGACACAAGAACATTCCGTCCTATTCGTCCGACTCATAGCCCTCCAAGCCTTCGACCCATCCGCGCCGCCAGCAACCGATGTCCTTCGTCAGATCCCGACCCCCTTATCTGAATGGCGAGGAATGGTCACCGTAAAGCGACTGCCACGACCGACGGCGCTTTCGACCGCAATGTGTCCATGATGCAGTTCAACCAGATGTTTGGTGATGGACAAACCCAACCCGGATCCCCGGACCTGCGTGGCCGAGGATGGGGTGCGATAGAAGGGGAGAAAGATCGAGTCCAAGTCCTGGACGGCGATGCCGCAGCCCGTGTCCTCCACCGAAAAGACCACGCACTCGCCATGGTCTTCCAGTATGCGGACGATGATGTGTCCTCCGGGCTCCGTGAATTTGAGGGCGTTGTGTACCAGGTTCGTGAGGACGCGAACCAGCTTGTCGCGATCGACCGACACCTCCGGCATGGACAGCGGCACATCCAACCTGACATCCACCCTCTTCTCGACGGCAAAATGCCGGAGCGTCGCCATGGCGTCGGCCACCAGATCCAGAGGATGCACGGCAGTGAGAGACAACGCCCACCGGCCGGCCTGGAGGCGTGACAAGTCCAGGAGATCGTCAATCATGCGGCGCAGTCGCTCCAGATTCCCCTGTACCCTCTCAAGCGACAAGCGTTGTTTCTGGTCCAAGGTTCCGTCCACCCCGTCAAGCAGATTTTCGAGGTGGACCTTCATCGAGGTTAGTGGGGTCCGCAGCTCATGCGACACGTTCGACAATAAGGAGGTTTTAAGTTGATCCAGTTGCTGCAACCGCTCGTTGGCTTGCCGGAGTTCACGGGTGCGGGCTTCAATCCGCTCCTCCAACGTCTGCAACAGCTCCCGCAAGGCGCCGTCGCGTTCCTGCAGCGAACGGGCCATTACATTGAAACTCTCCGAAAGATCCCCGACTTCATCGGCGGAGGGCGTTGCGAGCGAGGCGGAATAATCCCCGCGTGAGATTTGCCGAGCGGCGTCACGCAATGCCACGAGCGGTTGAGTCAGCCGGTGCGACAGGAAGGCAACCGCCGCAATCCCGCCGCCCATGATCAGGAGCGTGAGCCAGGCAAGCTCCGACAGCAATCCGCGAAGCAGCCGTTGAGGATTTTTTGCCGATAGGCCGATCTGGATTAATCCCAACGGATGATCGACACTCCGCGACCGTGGACCACCGAGGATCACTTGTTCATCTTGGGCCAGCCCGAACGTCAAATCCGGCGGAGACCGGCCCGGATCGCGCCTGATCGGGAAGAGCACGTCGTAATGCAGCGCATCACCGCGGAACAGGACGTCCCAGAAGCCGGGGTTCGGAGCCGGCAAGAGCTGTCCTTCACGAAGAAAGAAGGCGGAGACCGACGGGCCTTCGCTACGGCTGGACTCAAGCAGATTGCGTCGTTCTGCGGACACGCGAGGCAATGGTACGGACCACGGCTCCTGATTCGTCCCGAGCGTCCAGACGGCCTTTCCGCGGACGACCAACGGCTCTCCATCCATTTCCGCGATGAGGACATAAGCCACATCGGGATCGATCAAGGCCCCTTCGACCAACTGTTCCAATCGCGGCAGATCCCTCGCAATGACGCTGTACCGACCGGACCCCGCGATGGTCTCGGCCAACAACGTCCCGTTTCGCAATAGCCCCTGCGTGGTCATCTGCGCCAACCGGTCCGAGAAAAACCATCCGACGGCCGCGCACGCCAGCACCAGCACGGCTCCCGCCAGGACGATCAGTTTAAAGGTCCATGACCGGAAGCGTGAGAGGCGAGCGGAGGAGAGGCCATCCCTGGCCTGAACCGTGGGATGAATGGTTTCCATACTTGACCGTGGATGAAAACCAGGATGCTACCGGTTGCGATGCTGGGCCGTCGCACCAGGCCCGCCGAACAAGACCGAGGCCGTCCGGACGACCGCCTGATCGACCGGCGACTCAAGATACTCTGCCGTATTGAGGTTCACCGCCAGTTCGGGACGATCTGGAGGCACCAATAATCGCGAACGATTCCGTTGGCTTTTGAGCAGATCCCGTGCCAGGCGGCCGGCTTGCTCGCCGATCCGGCGCGGATCGACGAATAGGGCGCCCAAGGCCCCCTGTTGCGCGGTAGCCGAGGAAAATCCGAACACGGGAATCGCGGCATCCATCGACGTTTGAAGCAGGAACGCCAGCGATTCCTCGCTGATCACCGTCGGGTCTTGAATCAACCACAGCAGATCGATGGACGCGATCAGCCCACGCGCCCGATCCGGCACGTCGCGGGGACCGGCAACCTGCGCGACGGCGAGGTCGAGCCCCATGCGCGCCGCCTGTTTTTGCGCATCCGTGACGAAGGAATCAATGCGTGGATCGCCGTAGAGCAGCCCGATCCGGCTGGCGGCAGGGACGAGCTTTCGAATCGCGGTTAATTGGGCTTCCGGAGAGAGTCTCGTGACGATGCCGACCATATTGTCAGCCGGAAGGCCATGCACTTCAGGATTGAGCACCAGGCAGAACACCA
The DNA window shown above is from Nitrospira tepida and carries:
- a CDS encoding sensor histidine kinase, whose protein sequence is METIHPTVQARDGLSSARLSRFRSWTFKLIVLAGAVLVLACAAVGWFFSDRLAQMTTQGLLRNGTLLAETIAGSGRYSVIARDLPRLEQLVEGALIDPDVAYVLIAEMDGEPLVVRGKAVWTLGTNQEPWSVPLPRVSAERRNLLESSRSEGPSVSAFFLREGQLLPAPNPGFWDVLFRGDALHYDVLFPIRRDPGRSPPDLTFGLAQDEQVILGGPRSRSVDHPLGLIQIGLSAKNPQRLLRGLLSELAWLTLLIMGGGIAAVAFLSHRLTQPLVALRDAARQISRGDYSASLATPSADEVGDLSESFNVMARSLQERDGALRELLQTLEERIEARTRELRQANERLQQLDQLKTSLLSNVSHELRTPLTSMKVHLENLLDGVDGTLDQKQRLSLERVQGNLERLRRMIDDLLDLSRLQAGRWALSLTAVHPLDLVADAMATLRHFAVEKRVDVRLDVPLSMPEVSVDRDKLVRVLTNLVHNALKFTEPGGHIIVRILEDHGECVVFSVEDTGCGIAVQDLDSIFLPFYRTPSSATQVRGSGLGLSITKHLVELHHGHIAVESAVGRGSRFTVTIPRHSDKGVGI
- a CDS encoding ABC transporter substrate-binding protein — protein: MALVSAWGLASLCFATSGYAYAGDIVILKSSEQLFYTQAVEGFQSSVPRQTSLKEVVVDSADVDPRALGRRVRASNPDLVFAVGLKAALLAKVELPDSPVVFCLVLNPEVHGLPADNMVGIVTRLSPEAQLTAIRKLVPAASRIGLLYGDPRIDSFVTDAQKQAARMGLDLAVAQVAGPRDVPDRARGLIASIDLLWLIQDPTVISEESLAFLLQTSMDAAIPVFGFSSATAQQGALGALFVDPRRIGEQAGRLARDLLKSQRNRSRLLVPPDRPELAVNLNTAEYLESPVDQAVVRTASVLFGGPGATAQHRNR
- a CDS encoding sigma-54-dependent transcriptional regulator, whose translation is MSKKILIVDDDPDISSGLKSRLSWLGYDTATAMDGAEALKEVESSRPHVVLLDLELPGLSGLDLLKKLHSDCRPLSGSANGRQASPRPAVIMMTAFGTIPRAVEAVKMGAYDFITKPFEIDHLVLVIQKALEHEQLRQEVRFLRTEVDTRYRLIVGPSPKMRMVVETAERVAGTDIVTLLLGETGTGKEVLARAIHQWSARRDRPFVVINCAALPETLLENELFGHEKGAYTGATGPHEGKVEAAQGGTLFLDEVGEMPLSLQAKFLRLLQDREFHRVGGTRLVKVDIRVLAATNKALAAEVKAGTFREDLFYRLNVVPITLPPLRHRREDIPVLVEHIFAREAGRTGGLPKQLTSDAMAAVMTYKWPGNVRELENVLARAVILSDRQEIGPVQLALGGTSGEGGPFPFISETEELPYHNLIEAYSRYLILEALNRTSGNQTKAAELLRLQRTYLTKLLRHKNIPSYSSDS
- the mtnA gene encoding S-methyl-5-thioribose-1-phosphate isomerase, coding for MVQTVEWKDGAVRLLDQTKLPLHVEFLDCRDYFAVAQAIRELRVRGAPAIGITAAMGVALGAQALVATDFDRFKAELWTICDHLAATRPTAVNLFWAIERMKRVVDRHQGSPIPEIKMALIDEAQAILQEDIRMCRSIGYHGALLIKNDQTILTHCNAGALATGGYGTALGVVRAAWEQGKKIRVIAGETRPVLQGARLTAWELMQDGIPVTLITDNMAGALMKQGKIHVCIVGADRISANGDVANKIGTYSVAVLARAHGIPFYVAAPSSTIDLNTISGDKIPIEERSSEEVRTALGSTHLAPPEVEVYNPAFDVTPADLITGIITERGVVEPARLSL